One region of Mucilaginibacter gotjawali genomic DNA includes:
- a CDS encoding TonB-dependent receptor, whose protein sequence is MLLSVAAYCQPGAGKTYGFSLTVLTEKTQPADGATVTLLKDGKLLKVAIADAKGVAGFDGIADGSYIFSVTYTGYQPQTTGTYQFPGNTTAATITLQPANTTLHEVNITANRPFVEQKEGKVILNVDALASNTGATVLEVLEKSPGVTVDRNGGISLQGKTGVLVMIDDKPTYLSGDDLNNLLSSMSSAQVNQIELIANPSARYDASGNAGIINIKTKKNRVKGFNGSFTSTLGHGLYPKNSETLVLNYRNGKFNTFFSYNLNYSQYYLNLYALRKYYDGNGTLLSMLDQPAYFKGTFLNNTVKTGLDYYIDNKTTIGIVLSGTATNRDGNNTDLARWLSPAGVPDSAIFTGNKNNNTFKNGAINLNARHTISASQDIAADFDLLHYTIASNQNFDYQLQAPGGYDLLSRANIPTSINILTGKVDYTLKAGKNGKLEAGWKSSHSSTDNSAAYQNFDGAQYVNDDTKSNHFVYNETIHALYGDFEQRYDHLTIQFGARYEHTGYHADQLGNAIQKDSAFSRNYGGIFPSGFISYQVDTANSFSLSAGRRIDRPAFQVLNPFLFIINKYTYETGNPYILPQYSWNLVLSHQYKNLLTTSISYSLISNYFSQLFLADTSKQILLYSQGNVGHTYNLGLSEAVSASPFNWWSLTAQAVFNHKQLAGFNGNNYTSTINQLSVNTTNQFTIAKIYTAEITGAYTTHARNDIQELLSPTGQLSLAFSRPVLNKKATIKLSYRDIFHTNWMEGLTQFPNATEYFKELRDTRVITIAFTYRFGKAYKADKHSDTGAGDEMDRVGNG, encoded by the coding sequence ATGCTGCTTTCGGTCGCTGCTTATTGCCAGCCGGGCGCGGGCAAAACCTATGGCTTTTCACTTACCGTATTAACAGAAAAGACGCAACCCGCCGATGGCGCTACCGTGACGTTATTAAAAGATGGCAAACTGTTAAAGGTCGCCATTGCCGATGCAAAAGGTGTGGCCGGGTTTGACGGTATCGCAGACGGCAGCTATATATTTTCCGTTACTTATACGGGTTATCAACCGCAAACAACCGGAACTTATCAATTCCCCGGCAATACAACAGCTGCTACTATCACCCTGCAGCCGGCAAACACTACACTGCATGAAGTAAATATCACCGCCAACCGGCCCTTTGTTGAGCAAAAAGAAGGTAAAGTTATATTGAATGTAGACGCATTGGCCAGCAATACCGGCGCTACGGTGCTGGAGGTACTGGAGAAATCGCCGGGTGTAACGGTCGACAGGAACGGCGGCATCTCCCTGCAGGGCAAAACGGGCGTATTGGTGATGATCGACGATAAACCCACCTATCTTTCGGGCGATGACCTGAATAATTTACTTAGCAGCATGAGCTCCGCCCAGGTTAACCAGATCGAACTGATCGCCAACCCCTCCGCCCGTTACGACGCCAGCGGTAATGCGGGCATAATCAATATCAAAACCAAAAAGAACCGGGTAAAGGGTTTCAATGGTTCTTTTACGTCAACACTCGGGCATGGCTTGTACCCCAAAAACAGCGAAACCCTGGTACTCAACTACCGCAATGGTAAGTTCAACACTTTTTTCAGCTATAACCTCAACTACTCGCAGTATTACCTCAACCTTTATGCGCTACGCAAATACTACGATGGGAATGGAACACTACTGTCAATGCTTGACCAGCCAGCATATTTTAAAGGAACATTTTTAAATAATACTGTTAAAACAGGCCTGGATTATTACATCGACAATAAAACAACTATTGGTATCGTCCTATCCGGCACGGCCACCAACCGCGATGGTAACAATACCGACCTGGCCCGCTGGCTAAGCCCGGCAGGCGTTCCTGATTCGGCCATATTTACCGGTAATAAAAACAACAACACTTTCAAAAACGGCGCCATCAACCTTAATGCCCGGCATACCATCTCGGCTTCGCAGGATATCGCTGCCGACTTCGACCTGCTGCATTATACCATCGCCAGCAACCAAAATTTCGATTACCAGCTGCAGGCGCCGGGAGGGTATGACCTGTTGTCGAGGGCGAACATCCCGACATCCATTAATATCCTTACCGGCAAAGTTGATTATACCCTGAAAGCCGGCAAAAATGGCAAGCTGGAAGCCGGGTGGAAATCCTCACACAGCAGTACAGATAATTCAGCAGCTTACCAAAATTTCGACGGCGCACAATATGTTAACGACGATACAAAAAGCAACCATTTTGTCTACAACGAAACCATCCATGCGCTATATGGTGATTTTGAGCAAAGATATGATCATCTGACCATTCAGTTTGGCGCCCGTTATGAACATACCGGCTACCATGCCGACCAGTTGGGCAATGCTATTCAAAAGGATTCTGCCTTCTCACGGAACTATGGCGGCATATTTCCGAGTGGCTTCATCAGTTACCAGGTTGATACCGCCAACAGCTTCAGCCTGAGCGCCGGCCGGCGCATTGACAGGCCGGCGTTCCAGGTGCTTAATCCTTTTTTATTCATCATCAACAAATACACCTACGAAACCGGCAATCCCTATATCCTGCCGCAATACAGCTGGAACCTGGTGCTTAGCCACCAGTATAAAAACCTGCTTACTACCAGCATTTCATACAGCCTGATCAGCAATTATTTCTCGCAGCTTTTCCTTGCCGACACCTCAAAACAGATCCTGCTTTACTCGCAGGGAAATGTGGGCCATACTTATAATTTAGGGCTTTCTGAAGCTGTTTCCGCCTCGCCGTTTAACTGGTGGTCGCTTACGGCACAGGCCGTTTTTAACCACAAGCAACTGGCTGGTTTTAACGGCAATAATTACACCAGCACTATAAATCAACTAAGCGTAAACACCACCAACCAGTTTACGATCGCCAAAATTTACACCGCCGAAATTACCGGCGCTTACACCACCCACGCCCGTAATGACATACAGGAACTTTTATCCCCGACAGGCCAATTGTCCCTGGCATTTTCCAGGCCAGTACTAAATAAAAAGGCCACTATTAAATTGAGTTACCGCGATATTTTCCATACCAACTGGATGGAGGGGTTAACCCAATTCCCCAATGCTACGGAATACTTTAAGGAATTACGTGATACGCGCGTAATAACCATTGCATTTACTTACCGATTTGGCAAAGCGTATAAAGCCGACAAACATTCGGATACAGGCGCCGGCGACGAAATGGATAGGGTAGGGAACGGTTGA